The sequence TACCAGCAAAAAAAGCACCTAAAGCAAAAGATACATCGAAGAGTAATGCCGAACCGTAAGCAACACCAACTGCAGTGGCAATTACGCATAAACTAAATAGTTCCCGTGAACCAGTACCTGTAACCCACCAAAGTACTTTCGGTAACAAACGTTTTCCTACGACTAACATTACAATTATGAATGTGATGACTTTCGCAAGAGTGACCACAAGGGTAACCAGTATGTTTGCATCAGTTGGAAGTTGGATGCCGTCAGCCTTGCTTCCCATGATACCAGCTAATGGCGGTAATAATACAAGCACAAGTACCATGACTAAATCTTCCACAACTAGCCAACCAATGGCGATGCGACCATTGATACTATCAATGACTCCTCGTGCTTCTAGGGCCTTAAGAAGTACAACCGTACTCGCAACGGAAAGTGCTAAACCAAATACGCAAGCCTCTCCCCAACTCCCTCCCCAAAATAGGATGGCGCCGGCTCCCATAGAAGTTGCTACAAGAATTTGTACAATGGCACCCGGAATGGCAATGCGTTTTACCGACATTAAGTCTTCGATGGAGAAGTGAAGTCCTACACCGAACATAAGCAACATGACACCTATCTCAGCAAGTTGTGCAGTTAGTGCTGCATCGGCAACGAATCCAGGAACATAGGGACCAACAATGATACCGGAAATTAAATATCCCACGAGTGGTGGCATTCGTAGGCGGATTGAGATAAATCCCAAGATCATTGCTAGGCCAAAGCCGACAGCAACTGTAGAGATCAGGTTTACTTCGTGGGGCATATAAAATTAGAATGATATGAGTCTTCTTGTTACAATCTTTTTTTGTGACTTTGGAAAGCTTCTGTGTGTTGATCAGGTCACTTCCTCGTGGTCTTTTACGTCAACACTACAACCATTGATATATATCAATGAGGTCTGAATGGGTATAAAATTTCACTGGCAAAATTGTGTGATTTCTTTTTTTAGTCTGCTGATTAAAATGATTCCTATCTTTACTCTCTGTGTTTCCTTTGTCTTGTGAAGTATCGGTTTTATTTAGGATTCTTTGCTGTTATCATTCTAAATTTTTATTGTTCTAAAGTAGAATCTCGGATTGTCAATGAAGTATCAGAATTTGAGATGGTGGAACCTCCGCCAGATTTTCGCCTATCTTCTGTTTGTCCCTCTGGTTTGAAACAAGAGAAGGGTTATTGTGTTATTGATTATCAGTATGTGATCCCACTTGAGAAAAATGGTGGTCTTGGACAACCTCTACCTCAGGTGAAACTTGATCCCAAAATCATTGACTTAGGTAGGTATTTATTTTTTGATCCGGTTCTTTCTGGAGATAAACAATTATCCTGTGCCCACTGCCACCATCCAGCCCATAGTTTGTCTGACGGACGAAAACAAAGTATAGGGAAAGGAGGAAGTGGTTATGGTCCTTATCGGAAAGATGGACTTCTGTTAAAAAGATCAGCCCCGAGTCTCTGGAATGTTCTTTATATGAAACATTTATTTTGGGATGGAAGGGCATCGAATCTGGAAGACCAAACAGAAGGACCTCTTTATTCTCCTGATGAAATGGGAAGTTCACCTGAGATCGTTGAATCTCGGTTAAACGAAATTCCTTTGTATCAAAAAATGTTTCGTGAGGCCTATGGTCCTAAGGGTTCGAAGGTAACGGCAGATCTCGTCATCAATGCTATTTCAAATTTTGAAAGATCACTGGTTTCTTTTAGTAGTCGGTTTGACAAGTGGTCTTCTGGAGATAAGGATGCATTGAGTCCTGAAGAACTTCTTGGTTACAATGTCTTTCGTTCTTTTGTTGCAAGATGTGCTGAATGCCACCCACCACCAATGTTTACCAATAATGTATTTGCTACTATCGGTGTTTTGGATTCTGGAGAAAGGGATTTCGGAAGAGAAGCCATCACGGGACAAGATTTACTGAGAGGCTCCTTTCGAGTGCCTACACTGAGAAATATAACAAAGACAGCACCTTATATGCATTCTGGGAATTTAGAAACCTTAGAAGAGGTTGTTCATTTTTATAATGAAGGTGGGGGTCGAGGGAATGGTGCTCCTAGAGACCTTAGGATTCATTGGCATGTCAGAAAAATGGGCCTTAGTCAAACTGAAATAAAGTCTCTTGTTTCCTTTCTTGGCGCATTAACTGACGAAACAAGTATGCCAAAATTTCCTAAGTCAGTTCCTTCTGGTTTGCCTGTTGCATTAGATTTTCAATCAAATATCCATCGGAGT is a genomic window of Leptospira brenneri containing:
- a CDS encoding cytochrome-c peroxidase, with the translated sequence MKYRFYLGFFAVIILNFYCSKVESRIVNEVSEFEMVEPPPDFRLSSVCPSGLKQEKGYCVIDYQYVIPLEKNGGLGQPLPQVKLDPKIIDLGRYLFFDPVLSGDKQLSCAHCHHPAHSLSDGRKQSIGKGGSGYGPYRKDGLLLKRSAPSLWNVLYMKHLFWDGRASNLEDQTEGPLYSPDEMGSSPEIVESRLNEIPLYQKMFREAYGPKGSKVTADLVINAISNFERSLVSFSSRFDKWSSGDKDALSPEELLGYNVFRSFVARCAECHPPPMFTNNVFATIGVLDSGERDFGREAITGQDLLRGSFRVPTLRNITKTAPYMHSGNLETLEEVVHFYNEGGGRGNGAPRDLRIHWHVRKMGLSQTEIKSLVSFLGALTDETSMPKFPKSVPSGLPVALDFQSNIHRSSK